The Epinephelus lanceolatus isolate andai-2023 chromosome 21, ASM4190304v1, whole genome shotgun sequence genome has a segment encoding these proteins:
- the nog3 gene encoding noggin-3 → MDHSCYLWAVFVLVLSLGFRIEEGMCQHYYLLRPIPSDTLPILDIQEDPDPVLDPREKDLNETELRSALGSHFDPHSMSLSPPEDKYSGSEDASEANLRQKLSGAMPKDIRAMEFEVQHGKKQKPSKKLRRRLQLWLWSYTVCPVVYAWNDLGIRFWPRYLKVGSCYNKRSCSIPEGMFCKAAKSTHFTILRWRCLQKKGALKCAWIPVQYPVISECKCSCLN, encoded by the coding sequence ATGGATCACTCGTGTTACCTGTGGGCTGTGTTTGTGCTCGTGCTCTCTCTGGGCTTCAGGATAGAGGAGGGCATGTGCCAACACTACTATCTCCTCCGGCCCATCCCCAGTGACACTCTGCCCATACTGGACATACAGGAGGACCCGGATCCGGTGCTGGACCCTCGGGAGAAGGACCTGAACGAGACGGAGCTCAGGAGCGCGCTGGGCAGCCACTTCGACCCGCACTCCATGTCCCTCTCCCCGCCGGAGGACAAGTATTCGGGGAGCGAGGACGCGAGCGAGGCGAACCTGCGGCAGAAGCTCTCCGGAGCGATGCCCAAAGACATCCGGGCCATGGAGTTCGAGGTCCAGCACGGCAAGAAGCAGAAGCCGAGTAAAAAACTGCGGAGAAGGCTGCAACTGTGGCTGTGGTCTTACACCGTGTGCCCGGTTGTTTACGCATGGAACGACCTGGGCATCAGATTCTGGCCGCGCTACCTGAAGGTGGGGAGCTGCTACAATAAGCGGTCTTGTTCGATCCCTGAAGGGATGTTCTGCAAAGCTGCCAAATCGACTCATTTTACGATCCTGCGATGGCGCTGCCTGCAGAAAAAGGGGGCTCTGAAATGCGCCTGGATACCCGTTCAGTACCCGGTCATATCAGAGTGCAAGTGCTCGTGTCTCAACTGA